A genomic window from Osmia bicornis bicornis chromosome 6, iOsmBic2.1, whole genome shotgun sequence includes:
- the LOC114871963 gene encoding apolipoprotein D-like has product MLRLPLILIIVSVAMAQVPFLGVCPNVETLDNFDPKRYLGKWYEIERYFALFEFGGKCVTAEYGPTENGTITILNKQISALTGVSSSIEGVGKPLAKADDPRLVVTFPSIPVPLDAPYWILDTDYKSYAVVWSCSNFGVFSVRNAWILAREPKPPVPVLEKAYQVLDKNNISRAYFIRTDQKNCPQAN; this is encoded by the exons ATGTTGCGGCTACCTTTAATTTTGATCATCGTAAGTGTCGCGATGGCACAAGTGCCATTTCTAGGCGTGTGCCCCAACGTGGAAACATTGGACAACTTTGACCCAAAAAGG TATCTGGGGAAATGGTACGAGATTGAAAGATATTTCGCGTTATTCGAATTCGGCGGCAAGTGCGTGACCGCGGAATACGGTCCAACCGAAAATGGTACGATAACCATTTTAAATAAGCAGATCTCTGCATT AACTGGTGTTTCTTCGAGTATCGAAGGGGTTGGGAAACCACTTGCTAAGGCGGATGATCCTAGATTAGTCGTCACATTTCCATCAATTCCGGTCCCGTTAGATGCACCTTACTGGATTCTGGATACCGATTACAAATCTTACGCTGTAGTATGGAGTTGTTCGAACTTTGGTGTATTCAG TGTACGAAACGCATGGATCCTTGCAAGGGAACCAAAGCCACCGGTTCCAGTTTTAGAAAAGGCTTATCAAGTATTAGATAAAAATAACATCAGTAGAGCATATTTTATTCGTACAGATCAGAAGAATTGTCCGCAAGCTAATTAA
- the LOC123987851 gene encoding apolipoprotein D-like: MIGKIVIIISALALVRAQIPSLGFCPDYVPMANFDMTKFLGVWYEAERYFQLTEVVSRCVMTNYTLGPDGKFRVSNEVTNRFTGIKRVLAGEIKKSASKAEEGKLTVKYTIPLTPETKYSVLETDYDSYAVLWSCSGIGPFHTQNAWVMTRERLAPGTVLQKAYAVLDKYKISKTFFVKTDQEDCAFLDAPPVKPAVVVEAVSQSEEKPQESEEKPEHSVRTAVVPDAPQIIIETNDEKLSLKSQEGIKKKPVNPVAERIVEVAEAQKENLSKETGEKEEKQKEAMKEKVDENMKQGEKTA, encoded by the exons ATGATCGGGAAGATTGTTATCATCATTTCAGCTCTGGCCCTGGTAAGGGCCCAGATACCAAGTCTGGGCTTCTGTCCAGATTACGTCCCCATGGCTAACTTCGACATGACTAAG TTTTTGGGTGTCTGGTACGAGGCCGAAAGGTACTTCCAGCTCACGGAAGTAGTGTCGCGTTGCGTTATGACGAACTATACTTTGGGTCCTGATGGCAAATTTCGGGTCAGCAACGAAGTTACGAACAGATT CACCGGAATCAAGAGAGTGTTAGCGGGTGAAATTAAGAAATCTGCTTCGAAAGCTGAGGAGGGAAAATTGACCGTCAAATACACGATACCATTGACACCGGAAACCAAATACTCGGTGCTCGAAACGGATTACGATAGTTATGCAGTTTTGTGGAGCTGTTCCGGTATTGGTCCATTCCATACACAGAACGCCTGGGTCATGACCAGAGAAAGATTGGCTCCAGGAACAGTGTTGCAAAAG gcGTACGCTGTTTTGGATAAGTACAAGATCTCGAAAACGTTCTTCGTGAAAACGGATCAAGAAGACTGCGCTTTCTTGGACGCGCCACCAGTGAAACCGGCGGTAGTTGTGGAAGCAGTGTCGCAAAGTGAAGAGAAACCCCAGGAATCGGAGGAAAAGCCTGAACATTCTGTTCGAACTGCCGTGGTACCGGATGCTCCACAAATCATCATCGAAACAAACGACGAAAAATTATCGTTGAAGTCACAAGAAGGTATCAAGAAGAAACCGGTGAACCCGGTTGCTGAACGAATCGTGGAAGTAGCCGAGGCCCAGAAAGAAAATCTGTCTAAGGAAACTGGAGAAAAGGAGGAGAAACAAAAGGAGGCTATGAAAGAGAAAGTCgatgaaaatatgaaacaagGGGAGAAGACTGCTTGA
- the LOC114871956 gene encoding transcription factor Ken isoform X3, producing MLLMEGLKFYDICGDQWCTLKSEGSPECPRAKHRNCPRLACRTMYTDGLLTLHYGKHPATLAAEVGAWYTGDRHVDVTLACDDGSVVKAHRVVLAAASPLLASLLRNPALDHVVHLSGVRKTQLTHLLEFLYNGEALIPSTELTPLRELFELLQIKSELFEPNQPQTSSNSDPERVPTPQPSEGQESSSYESQYDGRQSNNPADCCSVLIKTEGCEEEPEVDVEGVEGEGILTENRESSIEPPRRRDSSDPVNLSLNSGTSTTSEGSHDIVPRPEKQLLERRESLEEAEERRRQLAARLALGLEQGKRKPEEIPIPPAEAYVVTPHRKRRPGFHNAPAQNPAFVPFNPGFETPRRLQAPHPLSVSAPPYLQDRSVTPPGASHRPPSADPASAAGLEPPWGSWALPPARAPPPPPTDDPPKSTPAREYRCSYCGKQFGMSWNLKTHLRVHTGEKPFACRLCVAMFKQKAHLLKHLCSVHRGVIAAPDNTFTCCFCSLSFDSLQELIRHLSGPHNNLLLSKNLHD from the exons ACGATGTATACTGACGGTCTCCTGACACTCCATTATGGGAAGCATCCAGCGACCTTGGCCGCAGAGGTCGGAGCCTGGTACACCGGGGACCGTCACGTGGACGTGACGTTAGCTTGCGACGATGGGTCCGTCGTGAAGGCTCACCGTGTAGTTTTGGCAGCAGCTAGTCCCCTTTTGGCTAGTCTTCTTCGTAATCCCGCGTTGGACCATGTGGTCCATTTGTCGGGGGTCCGAAAAACCCAGCTGACCCATCTGCTGGAATTCCTCTACAACGGAGAAGCTCTCATACCT TCGACGGAACTCACGCCACTGAGGGAACTGTTCGAGCTTCTTCAAATTAAATCGGAGCTGTTCGAGCCGAATCAACCTCAGACATCGAGCAACTCCGATCCTGAAAGAGTACCCACCCCTCAGCCTTCGGAGGGCCAGGAAAGTTCCAGCTACGAGTCGCAGTATGACGGCAG GCAATCCAACAATCCCGCAGACTGTTGTTCGGTGCTGATAAAGACCGAGGGCTGCGAGGAGGAGCCGGAAGTGGACGTCGAAGGGGTCGAGGGTGAAGGGATTCTTACGGAGAACAGAGAAAGCAGTATAGAACCACCCCGACGGAGGGATAGTTCCGATCCTGTAAACTTGAGTTTAAATTCGGGTACTTCGACCACTAGCGAGGGTTCGCACGATATCGTGCCTAG ACCAGAAAAGCAATTACTGGAGAGGCGAGAATCTCTGGAGGAGGCGGAAGAGAGGAGAAGACAATTAGCCGCTCGGCTCGCGTTAGGATTAGAACAGGGAAAACGAAAACCGGAAGAAATACCTATCCCACCTGCGGAGGCGTACGTCGTGACGCCCCATCGAAAACGAAGGCCAGGCTTCCACAATGCTCCAGCACAGAATCCAGCTTTCGTACCGTTTAATCCTGGTTTCGAAACGCCGAGACGGTTACAAGCGCCACATCCTCTCAGCGTCTCCGCGCCTCCGTACCTG CAGGACAGGTCAGTGACACCTCCAGGAGCGTCGCACAGACCTCCAAGCGCGGATCCAGCATCGGCAGCGGGTTTGGAACCACCTTGGGGCTCTTGGGCCCTACCACCAGCGAGGGCGCCCCCGCCACCGCCGACAGACGATCCGCCAAAATCTACCCCTGCCCGCGAGTATCGGTGCAGCTATTGTGGGAAACAGTTCGGAATGTCGTGGAACTTGAAGACGCATTTAAGAGTGCATACGGGTGAAAAACCGTTCGCGTGTAGACTTTGTGTAGCTATGTTTAAGCAAAAGGCCCATCTGCTGAAGCATCTTTGCTCGGTACACAGAGGCGTTATAGCAGCCCCGGACAATACGTTTACTTGTTGCTTCTGTTCGTTAAGTTTCGATAGTTTACAAGAGCTGATCAGGCATCTGTCGGGTCCGCACAATAATTTGCTGCTTAGCAAAAATCTGCACGACTAG
- the LOC114871956 gene encoding transcription factor Ken isoform X4 yields MYTDGLLTLHYGKHPATLAAEVGAWYTGDRHVDVTLACDDGSVVKAHRVVLAAASPLLASLLRNPALDHVVHLSGVRKTQLTHLLEFLYNGEALIPSTELTPLRELFELLQIKSELFEPNQPQTSSNSDPERVPTPQPSEGQESSSYESQYDGRQSNNPADCCSVLIKTEGCEEEPEVDVEGVEGEGILTENRESSIEPPRRRDSSDPVNLSLNSGTSTTSEGSHDIVPRPEKQLLERRESLEEAEERRRQLAARLALGLEQGKRKPEEIPIPPAEAYVVTPHRKRRPGFHNAPAQNPAFVPFNPGFETPRRLQAPHPLSVSAPPYLQDRSVTPPGASHRPPSADPASAAGLEPPWGSWALPPARAPPPPPTDDPPKSTPAREYRCSYCGKQFGMSWNLKTHLRVHTGEKPFACRLCVAMFKQKAHLLKHLCSVHRGVIAAPDNTFTCCFCSLSFDSLQELIRHLSGPHNNLLLSKNLHD; encoded by the exons ATGTATACTGACGGTCTCCTGACACTCCATTATGGGAAGCATCCAGCGACCTTGGCCGCAGAGGTCGGAGCCTGGTACACCGGGGACCGTCACGTGGACGTGACGTTAGCTTGCGACGATGGGTCCGTCGTGAAGGCTCACCGTGTAGTTTTGGCAGCAGCTAGTCCCCTTTTGGCTAGTCTTCTTCGTAATCCCGCGTTGGACCATGTGGTCCATTTGTCGGGGGTCCGAAAAACCCAGCTGACCCATCTGCTGGAATTCCTCTACAACGGAGAAGCTCTCATACCT TCGACGGAACTCACGCCACTGAGGGAACTGTTCGAGCTTCTTCAAATTAAATCGGAGCTGTTCGAGCCGAATCAACCTCAGACATCGAGCAACTCCGATCCTGAAAGAGTACCCACCCCTCAGCCTTCGGAGGGCCAGGAAAGTTCCAGCTACGAGTCGCAGTATGACGGCAG GCAATCCAACAATCCCGCAGACTGTTGTTCGGTGCTGATAAAGACCGAGGGCTGCGAGGAGGAGCCGGAAGTGGACGTCGAAGGGGTCGAGGGTGAAGGGATTCTTACGGAGAACAGAGAAAGCAGTATAGAACCACCCCGACGGAGGGATAGTTCCGATCCTGTAAACTTGAGTTTAAATTCGGGTACTTCGACCACTAGCGAGGGTTCGCACGATATCGTGCCTAG ACCAGAAAAGCAATTACTGGAGAGGCGAGAATCTCTGGAGGAGGCGGAAGAGAGGAGAAGACAATTAGCCGCTCGGCTCGCGTTAGGATTAGAACAGGGAAAACGAAAACCGGAAGAAATACCTATCCCACCTGCGGAGGCGTACGTCGTGACGCCCCATCGAAAACGAAGGCCAGGCTTCCACAATGCTCCAGCACAGAATCCAGCTTTCGTACCGTTTAATCCTGGTTTCGAAACGCCGAGACGGTTACAAGCGCCACATCCTCTCAGCGTCTCCGCGCCTCCGTACCTG CAGGACAGGTCAGTGACACCTCCAGGAGCGTCGCACAGACCTCCAAGCGCGGATCCAGCATCGGCAGCGGGTTTGGAACCACCTTGGGGCTCTTGGGCCCTACCACCAGCGAGGGCGCCCCCGCCACCGCCGACAGACGATCCGCCAAAATCTACCCCTGCCCGCGAGTATCGGTGCAGCTATTGTGGGAAACAGTTCGGAATGTCGTGGAACTTGAAGACGCATTTAAGAGTGCATACGGGTGAAAAACCGTTCGCGTGTAGACTTTGTGTAGCTATGTTTAAGCAAAAGGCCCATCTGCTGAAGCATCTTTGCTCGGTACACAGAGGCGTTATAGCAGCCCCGGACAATACGTTTACTTGTTGCTTCTGTTCGTTAAGTTTCGATAGTTTACAAGAGCTGATCAGGCATCTGTCGGGTCCGCACAATAATTTGCTGCTTAGCAAAAATCTGCACGACTAG